A stretch of the Denticeps clupeoides chromosome 6, fDenClu1.1, whole genome shotgun sequence genome encodes the following:
- the LOC114792409 gene encoding equilibrative nucleoside transporter 2, whose amino-acid sequence MKTQKDAPEDRGNAVAVIFFILGLGTLLPWNFFITASPYFQSRLNTNTSGNSSTTSDPYNFDCWMTLLAQIPLLLFTLLNTLLYQCIKEKVRIAGSGTAVFLLFILTAVLVKIRMDEASFFSITMATVWFINSFGAIFQGSLFGLVGLLPPKYSSVFMSGQGVAGIFSALAMLLSIVFQTDAESSALGYFITPCMATMITILCYLSLPYLEFSRYYLGNYEVGTQNDFKCNEGVTLSHIRENGQDCATKSNNVNGKGCEADAEALKTTDALLKSKQIETQERSTVLQVFRKVWLMALCVTLVFAVTMSVFPAVTVNVKSTYPGEWNKYFITICCFIVFNAMDWMGRSITSVVQWPSKDSAWFVAMVVSRVVFIPLLMLCNIEPRIHLSTVFHHDALFVIIMSAFAFTNGYCASLCMSYAPQFVSCKDGETAGALMTCFLALGLSLGGALSFFLKSIL is encoded by the exons ATGAAGACTCAAAAAGATGCTCCAGAGGATCG CGGCAATGCCGTGGCTGTGATATTCTTTATCCTTGGCTTGGGGACTCTGTTGCCATGGAACTTTTTTATTACTGCATCCCCg TACTTCCAAAGTCGTCTTAACACCAACACATCAGGAAACAGCTCTACCACCAGCGACCCTTACAACTTTGACTGCTGGATGACCTTGTTAGCGCAGATACCCTTGTTGCTGTTTACACTCCTCAACACTTTACTTTACCAGTG CATTAAGGAGAAGGTGAGGATCGCTGGAAGCGGCACTGCCGTGTTCCTGCTCTTCATCCTCACTGCTGTACTGGTGAAAATCCGCATGGATGAAGCAAGCTTTTTTAGCATCACCATGGCCACCGTTTGGTTCATCAACT CTTTTGGGGCAATATTCCAAGGCAGTCTTTTTGGTCTTGTTGGACTCCTTCCACCTAAATACAGCTCAGTCTTCATGAGTGGGCAAGGAGTAGCAGGAATTTTCTCTGCTCTGGCCATGCTGCTCTCCATAGTCT TTCAGACAGATGCAGAAAGTTCAGCACTGGGCTACTTCATCACTCCATGCATGGCCACAATGATCACCATACTGTGTTATCTTTCACTACCCTACCTT gAGTTTTCCCGGTACTATTTAGGAAATTATGAAGTGGGAACCCAGAATGATTTCAAATGTAATG AGGGTGTGACTTTGAGCCATATTAGAGAGAATGGCCAAGATTGTGCAACCAAGAGCAACAACGTCAATGGAAAGGGCTGTGAGGCAGATGCAGAGGCTCTGAAAACCACGGATGCCCTTCTAAAATCCAAACAAATTGAGACTCAGGAAAGGTCAACAGTCCTACAGGTTTTTAGAAAG gtttGGTTGATGGCCCTTTGTGTGACATTGGTATTTGCAGTCACGATGTCAGTTTTCCCCGCTGTCACAGTGAATGTGAAAAGCACTTACCCTGGAGAGTGGA ACAAGTACTTTATCACCATCTGCTGCTTCATTGTCTTCAATGCCATGGACTGGATGGGCAGAAGCATTACCTCTGTAGTGCAGTGG CCCTCCAAAGACAGCGCTTGGTTTGTTGCCATGGTGGTCAGCCGTGTGGTCTTCATCCCCCTGCTGATGCTGTGCAATATTGAGCCGCGCATCCATCTGTCAACTGTTTTCCATCATGATGCTCTATTTGTGATCATCATGTCAGCATTTGCTTTCACAAATGGATACTGTGCCTCTCTCTGCATGTCATATGCCCCACA